TAATGCATGTTGGCGGAAGCTGTCCGCCGCCGGTGCGCCACACCGGTAGGCACTTGCAGTGATTGGAGCACTTGCACTGACTGATCCGACCGCATGTTGTGTTttaccaaataaaataatttcgTGCTCCTGAAGATGGGACTTTAAAATCCCGAAGTCAGTCGTGGTTACaataaataattagtacaactgaagtGGATTCCACTAAGTTATTTTTAATGTGTTTAGTTTGTAGTTTAACCGGACACTGTTTTAACTCATATAAATGAGTTGTTACCTGAAAGAAGTTTGTGTTGTATAAAGACCTGGTAGttaatttgtaaagtgaattttatttttctgttgttaaataaaacattttaatttttcctgtGCCTGCGTTTCCAGAGTTCCATTTACAGTCACACTGAACCCATTTCAGCACTCAATCACTCACAACAATTGCAGCCTACAGAAGTCAGTACAGGAGTACATCAGCCACAACCAACCTTCACTCAACAGTATTCTGACAATTCAGCTTCACTGGTGAAGGAAATAGCTACATGATTCCTACGGCTACAACTTACACAAAAAGATAAAGCCTTCAGACACTACTTTTGTAGACTTTCGATGTTATCTTAAATACTgcagtgtgtgtgttgtttttatttttttcataacgTGGACAGCACCAACGTTAGTGCACCAACGTTAGTGCATCAACGTTAGTGCTGGGCTTACTAAAGTCGCTTCAGCTGTTGGTGTCCAGAGCTCTTACAAACGTTGAATGCGGTTCCGATATCTCCGGCTGTGTACTGCTGACAATTATGCAATTTATGAAATGAACAGCATtttaatgtgtaataaaaaatacgAACTCATATTTTCATAATATTTAGAACTCACATTCTGGAAATATGTGTTAATGAAGTTACTACGAATAAAGAGGTTTGCCTCTGAAAACATTTTTGTTATGTACagcaattgtttttcttagtacaaTAATACCTTTTGCGTAAGAAGTAACATTATCTTCCCAAAAAAGACGGTTCTGAACTAGGTATCAacaattaaaattggtataacGCTTAAAACAATTTTATCGCGGCCGTGACGAGTGGTTTCGAATTTATCAGACGGCTGCCACATATTCATGGACATCAGCTGACatttgtaaaacagtttattgtgaAGCTTGAATGTTACGTCTCCGAACAAGTCCTTTTTTTGGGAGGAGGACGAAGAATCCGGAGACACTTTCACATGACCTCATTTCACTTGTGAATAACTATGAACTACACGATCATTCCTGAAATCGTTTTATTTTTTCTAGCTTATGTCACCATGACGCATAACTTACGAGAAACGTAGGTATTGATTTTTACAAATGTACTGCAGAAATTTGATATGGACAGCCAAAATTCGAAACTCGTGCTAGTGcagaataataaaattatttaagtaCTACGTTATAGTAATGGACTGCAGCAGTTTAACAGCTTCCTTATGTGAACATACATCCACAGTGACTTCAACTAAGACATCTACTGGAGAGGAATTTAGACTTTGCCGGAATCAACTGATAAGTCACTGTGGACTTTGTTTTTGTGTCATCTTAAGGCACAGGAAAAAAGTGAAACTGCAATTAAGTAACAGAATATAGCTAAGTAGTTATGGGTCTTAAAACTAAGACTGCGTGCATCATAAGGAATCTACCGATTTTTCACTCCGATTTGCTGTATATACACCGTCTTACTAGTTTTTTAGTTGCAATGATTAAAATTGGTTTCATAATATTCTGCCTCTACTGCCACTATTATACAAAATTTTTGCTCTTGTTTGACGCTACGAAACATTTAGTTGAATCTAAATTTTCTAGAAATATGAGTGATATGTATCATTCCCAGATTATGTTAACGAGTTTATTGCATGGGAACACCATAATTAAATACCACACATGGAAAAAGACTaaatacgtagaaaaataaagtgctttttttttttagagaaatcAAATAACGTTATGCAATCCATAAGAGGGCTCTTACTTCAGGAGTTGGTCCAATGTTAACATCGGCGTAATATATACAGAATAAGGCGTCACAAATTACGTTGCTACTTTCCCGAAACTTAATATGAAAAGTAATGTACCTATACATCGCGCTGGTAATATAGAAACTGGGTAGTATGTTCTCGATCCAAGAAGCTGAATTTTAATGAAAGTTAACCGTAAGACTGAAACACTATACTACATAACGAAACAGCTTTTTGGACACAGAAGCTTAAAATAATTGATATAATATATTTAGGACTGTTGAATTCACGGTTAGAAAGCGTACATTTTTAAAACAAGTAACGAACTAGCAGATGGAACAGAACTGCAACATACTTTTTTTTCTATCAATGTCATTCGCCATTGTATGGAGATCTTGTCTACAGCCTAGACCTTGCTTTACGTGCGCCGTTTGTTACATAGTGGTATATAAACTTTCTAacatatatatatgtatttatatatatgtACATAGAGCTAACTATCCATAACAGTATCACTACATTGAGAGCCAGTACAAACTGTCGCGTAACACTGGAAATATCACACATTTTAACAGATATACGATATAGTTTGCACATGATATGTACGTAATTCTTGGTTGTTTGTCATTCAAGATAGCGACAAATGTAAGAAGTTCAGCTAAAGTAACATAAACGATATGTTATATACAAATCTCAGTGTTTATGTGTACAGCTTTCAAAGGGACCATGACGTTGGAACCTCTGTATAAAACTTATGTTCTATgtgttacaaaacaaaatacaacagGTTTTACATCTACTGATGCTAATACCATAGAACAAAGGTCAAGTCTCCTAGTGTATGATTTAGGAAGGAAATAACTTTCAGCTTGTCTATATACATAGTTACATCGTTTAAAAACCTATACACTATTTTttacataattatatatatatatatatatttatataaatatatgtcCAATAACAACGATTATTCAAAATGATCAATTGTGTTCAcctaagtttctttacaaaaacaAGTAACACTATCTATGAATACGCGAACGatatgtttcacgactgtctttttAACTATGAAAATCATTTTGTACAATCTAACTAAGCTCCATACCGTAAATGAATCCATATATTCAGTAGCAGACATCAAAGTGCTCCAATAACCTACAAGTCTCTAAAAATAAAGGCGGACATTACTGAGACTCTCAGAATATTACGGAATCAGCACTAGTGTTTTTGAGGTGCAGCAGTTCGTGAATGATCTGCAAATCAGTACATTCTTCGCCACATGATGCTTCATTTTGCTGTCGTTGGCATGGCCAGATGATAGGATGAAGATTATTGCTGATCTTCATAAACCAAAATAATATGAGTACACTGTTCCAGAGGACTTACTTCTAAATTTAAACCAGTGAGGATGGAATGGTATGATGTAGTATGTTTAACAAAAGTTAAATTCGACGAGTTCACATTCTTATCACATAACTTCCACTTTTTGGCTTCCGGTGACGATGAACGTTACATTATGAGTTTTGATTTCACGAATCCCAAAGAAAAATTTCGTGGATCCAGTGGAAAGAAAGAAACACTCGTTTATTGCTTAAATCCTACGTTATATTACCACATTCACTTTCGTGCTTCGTCTAACCTCAACTTCCTTCTTTGTCTTTCCATACCTTTCCTCGGCACTtgcacacagacacacataaacacattcacacacacatgtaGACAGGGGAGTATCAGCCTTCATTTCCGAACGCCATAATTTTTACATTCTAATAGCCAAAGCCCTGCCTGAAGGGGTTCTTGTCACTTAGAGGCTGGGGCTGTTGCACAGGCGGTGGTTCACTCGCTGCCACCCTAAACGGGTTCGTGTCCGTTTGCCTAGCCGGAGCCTGATCTTGTGACGACCTCGCAACGCTCGCTGTAGGCCTCTGGTAGGCCTGAGTTGACGGTTGGTAGCCTTGTTGCACTTGGTAATTCTGTGGTTGATGGTATCCCTGCTGTTGGGCCTGGTAACTTTGTTGCTGATAGCCTTGACTCTGATACGCTTGAGCCTGATACCCACTTTGTGACTGGAATGGCTGAGTCGGTGCCGCTGGTTGGTAGCTTTGCTGGACTGGTGCGGTGTGGTACGGTTGCGCTCCTGCTGGTTGTTGTGACTGGAAAGCTTGAGTCTGATTTACTTGAGGCTGGTAACTTGGCTCCTGAGCATACTGTTGTTGTGGAGGCTGCTCTTGCTGGTAGTATCCTCCTGTAACTGTGGGGGCATACCCATTTGCCTCTAATGCCTTGTCGACATTCGTCTCCTGAATACCTTGCGATTCATCCTCTTGAAAGCGAGAATATTCGAGATGATTTTTGAGGTCTGTAGAAACCGGTCGTTGGTCTTGCATCGTGTAGGTTTGATATTGCTTGTCGGGCGGATCCCCCACCAGTATATTTGCCTCGTTCTCCAACGGTTTGAAATCATAAATGTGCCTGAGATACATCAATGCAGGGGCGTACAGTAGGTTTGCGAAAGCAATACCAACGTTGAGAGCTGTGAAGCCGATTGCTTCGACGACACCGCCCGCTATAACGGGACCCACTGCATATGCCACCGAGTATGAGATATCTGCGATGGCGTAAATACTTCCGTACACAGAGACGTAGCGCACATCCACAAGATAGCCAAGTGTAGGTAGGAGCGCGGTGTCTATCAGCGCAATACCGAAGCAGATGCCACATATGGGAACCATCAGCGCTTTGTATGACGTCGCAAATGGGATTATGAAGCAACAGAGACCTTCTAGAGCGAGACCACCAGCCGCCATTAACCACTGGTACTGAGGGTATTGTTTTGCCATCTTCACAGTCAGGGCAACGCCGAACACGTGTGGGAAGAATGCTGGCAGCCAGATCATTCCGATCTTCCAGTTATCCGTCGTCAGATTGTCCTCCATCCAGAGGGAAATTGTGGGTTCGAGGAAAGCGAGCGCTACATTGGACATCATTAGTGCTCCAGAACACACAGCGATATAAGGATCGATGAAGAGCCTCCATATTGGAGTTCCTGCGACACGCTCCCGCTGTGAATCTTTGATCTGCTCTTTGATTGGCTTCATGACAAGAAGAAGCATGAAACCGTCGAGGAGAGAAACGAAAGCCAGTACCAGGAAGGGAACCTCCTTTCCAGCGAACTGATACAGCGCTCCTCCGAATGGTGGTGCTACGAGGCAGCCGAAACTGATGAAGGCGAGAGCGATACCCAGGGCTTTGGAGCGCTCTGACTCCTCCGTGAAACGATCGGCGATCATCGCGAGTCCGGATGTGTCTGCGAAGGCAGATCCCACGCCTTGCAAGCTACGCGCAAAGAAGAGTACGCCGTAGCTACGTCCGCAGGCGAACACTGCCGTCGACAGGAACATGATGGTTAAGCCGATCATCATGGGTACGTCGTAGCCAATGCGATCGATAAGGGCCCCAGAGAACGGGTTCACCATAAGCTGCACCATGGCTTTGCTGGCGAACAAGATCCCCGTGGCGGAGTCCTGTCCGTGGTGGTCCCGATGCACTGGTGCACCTTTGGGCGGCGCCACAGTGGTCGTCGCGTTGGGGTCCGGGGGCGGCACTGTAGGAGGTGGACCCCAAGCGCCAACGTAGCGCAGGTAGTCGGGGATTATGGGCACGATCACCATATAGAGCATGTTGTCGAGCAGTAGTGCGATCGACACGATAACAAGGATGAGCTTGCGCTGCGACTTGGGCTCGTGCAGCTTGGCCCAGATGGCGGAGCGCAGATCGGCGAAGGGGATGGGCACCGACGCGATGGCCGCGAAGCCGGTGAGCCATCCCCGCAGGCGCGCCGGCAGGCTCATGGTGACGGCGCTggagctgctgctgccgctggaGCTAGTAGACTCCTAGTGCGGCCATAGCGCCTCTGCGTGGCGGAAACAGGCGCCGGGTGGGAACGGCGGCACTTCAGCCGGCCATGGTCGTGGTCGTGGCAGGGCGGGGCGGGCAACCTTCAACACACAACACACTTATCGTTAGGCACACTCGGCTGTCAGCTTATTCTACTCTGCAGGACGAGGGGAGAGGTGGAGAGGAATGAGCAGGAAGGGCTCGTGAAGGGTCGTGCGCCGTCCCCACCCGGCTGTCCGCTGCGCTGCGACGTGCGCTCGCAGCCGACTTCGCGAGCGAGCTCTGTATACGCACCGTCTACTCTGGACAAGCGATGTCCTTCCGAATGGTGTTGCATACCGACTGCACCAGCTGCATCGCGTGATACATTGTTCACGCCTGGTCCTGGTGCTACTCTTCTTGTATTCGTGAAACACCGGTATGTTATTTATGATGTTCTCCCTTTTGGAAGCGTTCACACTCTCAGCTAGATAAATGCTCAGCTGACTGTGAAATTCTGTTTCGCATAGGGTTCTGTTTGCAAATACATACTAGATAAGCCATGTACTTAGCAACCTTGTAATGTATTGGGATATAAGAAAACcacagtttaacgtcccgtcgacagtgtAGCCCCAGGCTACATAAGACAAGGGTAGAGGCACGTGTTTGACACGGAATTCTCGCCTGAACTATTCTAGCAATCGTAGAATTTACGAAGTGGTTGCAAGTGAAACGCgggcaataaacagttcagacgaaaAGAAAATAGCGCTTTTTGAGGTGTTGTTCTGCAGAATAATgcagaagattatgtgggtagatccaACAACTAATGAGAAAGCACTGAATCGAGTTGGGGAAAAAGGGATCAGTTGAAAGAACACAccttgaggcatgaagtagttgtCAGTCTGGTATAGAGGAAAGCGTGAGGTGCAAAAATTATAAAATTGGCAAATGATTGACTACAGAAAGGAGACTAAAGTGTATGTAAGTTGCAGAGGCAACTCAGCAATGTAAGGGCTTCCACATATGCActagcgtggagaggtgcatcaaaaccAATCATTGGACtgaaaccacaacaaaaacacgatatacaggaaaaaaaatggtgGAAAAAAAGAATTCGAGCAGAGCTCATTCTGAATGCAAGTTCATTTAAGAGTTTTTGAGTCAAACCTTTACAATTTCTGGCTAGATAAAGTATATGTTTCTCGGTAAATATAGTCATGAAGTAAATCCGTTTCCTCGCTCGTGTGCCAAGCGGAATCATGTTTTAGGGAAATCATTGTTTCATATGCATTTTAGTAATACTTTTCTAAAACAGTAAACATTTCCTATATTGGTTGATGACACTGACACATTCAGGCCACATTTGTTAACAGATGAAAGCACCAGTACTACACGTAACCTTAAAGCAAACCCTTGTTGCATTAGTCAGTTTGACACTGATCGTGTAAGCAAACAATGATCAAGTACCAGAGAACAGTTGTATCAAAAACCAAGACAAATGAAGAGGAAGGCTGAGGGGAAGAAGGACACAACAAGGTTTAGGAAGTGTCAAAGGAATAAATAGAATGGGGTGGACTATTCAACACAAACATTATACTAATAATATTTTTCAAATACTGAATGTATGAAGTGGAAAAGACCATTCGAAATCTGGAAATATTTGAGTATTATGTCAATCAATTTTGATGTGCGATGTGTCGGTATCAAGATAGCACTTATGAAGCTAAAGAGCTAAACAAAGACGAAGAGAATTATtcctcaaataattttaattttagatcTAAAGCGGTCTACCTTAAAAAGCTAATAGCGAGGAGTGAAGAGAGAGTGCTTGTAACTATACATAAAGCAATTAGAGTTGGCTCTAACATCATAAAGACGTGCTAGCGAcaaatattaaaattaacaatGGAAAACGAAATATGAATATATAACTTATAGGATACAGACTGTTAAGAtggtttcattattatttttcgaGAGAGTAAAATGAAGTAATGTAAACAAAACCTCCAAAGAAGAGAATGGAGCTATGCCTTATTACAGGAAATGCACTTGCTACATTCTTGTTATAGTATCTGGTGCCAACCCAGAAAAATTTTTGACAGAAGATAAACTACTGACTACTGTTAATCTTACCGAGAGAGGAAGAAAATCTAATTTATTGAGTACCGATGAAAAAATCAGAAGAGATGTACAGTAGTAAATATTAACTTGAGGAGGACTATAGCTCATTTTCCTAACGAAATAACAGTCGCTGTACAGGAGTCATGGTCTACGGTTTTGAACGGCTGAAACTTCTAAGGCTGCACTCAAGATAAAAAAATTCTGTAAGCTAAATTATTCAAAATGTATGGAAATTAAGGCACGTCTTACACTCTGTGACAGTATTATTTGTATATAATGAAATTATCATAACGCAGATTGGGAAATTCTAGGCCATATAAGTTGAACCATGTATCCAACGAATTTAAcataaaaatagagaaaaaatgGAAACATAATCACTGCGCAAGTGGCTTTAAGTGCTTCGAATAAGTTTGGGAGTTTATTCATTAAGCTTTTACATAAACTACAAACTAATTTCATGACACCTACATAAATCTAAAAAAGAGCTTATTCACAGTTGGAATACTGCAACGAAAAGTGGCACCTAGAGTAGGAAgaaattctttattttaattttataaagtaatttcaaCATATTTACTACAGTACGAAATTAAGATGCGGACCCTCATAATAGGCAACTACAACAGCGAAAACGTAGTCTTGCAACGTGTAGCAGACAATGAACTAGTGTTTGCGAAAGAAATGAAGACACAACACTGTCGCAGAGTGCGTGATTTCTGTTGTGGTACATGCTCtgcatcgctctgagtatgagagAAATTAACAGTTGGATCCGCTTGAAATTTATATTGTACGCCTTTAGATCACTGGTCAGATCAACGCACTGCTGTACTGCGAGCAAAATAATCCATACGGACTGGGAGCAGTGAACAGCTGTAAGCAGGTTACACAATGCGCAACATGTGGCACATGGGTGACAGCGATGGACCATTAGCGGATTGAATCGAAACTGTAGAGAGTTCCCTGCGCTACGGCTTTACCCCATTCAGTAGGAGGTGACGCCCGCTGTTCAGCATAACGTGCGTATCGCCGGACGAGGGTTGCACATTACAGGACTGGAAATTCGAAGATAAACACGACGACTTTGTATAATACCACTTTAATGACTCCGATGATAGTGAGAGAAACGTTCATGGAACTATGGAGAGTGGGAGCTGTTTTCCATCGATGATTATTTCCGCTTGACACTGACACCCGAGTCCCCACTTGAAGACGACGTGAACATCAGTATGCTGAATggcattttacaaaatatttcgaaAGCATGAAATCATAGTGCGGGACGTTATACTGTATTGTGGAGCCACGGGACTTCGTTACAGGAATCTGGACAATCCGATACACAGAGTTTAAACTGCAACTGTTTACAATGTACCTAACACGTACAGGTAAAGTAAATATGAACCAGATTTACATAGGACACTTGTGGTACGTGAAGCTGAGAAAGAATCTCAAATTGGCCTACGAAAGTCACATAAGCATGCACGCTATGCGAGGTTTTGGGtgatcttctgactggttcgatgcggtccGCCTCGAATTCCCCTGCTGCGCTAACTTCTTTATCTCAGTGCAGCACTTCCACCCTATTATTTGTTTCACGTATCCACATCTGTGTCTTGACCTACAGGTTTTGCGATCTGCCGTTCGCCTTCCTTGTCCTTATCTTATGATTGTACCTGATTTGCATCattctcctatagcaccacatctcagacgcttcgattctcttctcctaTGCTCCAAacacatattctcagaaatttctttctgaaattaacgccaatgtttgatactaatagacttctcttgtgcAGTTACGCCCTCTTTCCATTGCCAGAGCGCTTTTCGTGTCCTCTTTGCTTCGTGCGTCATAGGTAACTCTGCTTTCAAgatggcagaattccttaatttcatgtaTTTTGTGATCCCCGATTTTGATATTAAGTGTCTCACGATTCTCACTTCAGCTACATCTTATTTTCCAGTTTTCTCTCAATTCatgttctgtactcgttagactgcttattccattcaacagatcctgtaattcttcttcatcttcactgaggatagcaatgtcatcagcgaatcttttcattcatatcctttcaccctgtattttaatcgcACTTTTGAACCATTCGTTTatatccataattgcttcttcgatgtacgtatTGAGCAGTTGAAATTGTTTTAGCGGAGTGTTTTGTGTATTTACTAATTAGTAATATTTTCCAACAGTATTTGCTTTCGTTCTAGAGGTCTTCTACCTTCAGATTATATTGATGTTAGTAATTTCTTTTCATTGGCTGCACTGAACTTAGAAAATTTGCTGGCTTGTTATATTTTTTGGTTTGTTTTAACCCTATTGTGCGCTTATCCACTGCAGAGGACAGCTGTTAATGTCACTTTTTCGGGCTTTTTAATCGGTTGTACATACAGACCACTCCAGTGGACTTTTCCTACTATTACTGTAGCCTGAGTGCATTTGCACCCTCAAGACTGATTGGAAACcccaaagaagcgaccattaagAGCTGTTTACCCCAGACGACATGTGCAACACAAGGTTAATTTTGCTTCACCGGACTTAGAAACTTTTCTCATTGTGAACTTTGACAGTAACTGGTCCTTTCTCGCCCTTGCACTAAGTATACCTAAGAATTTTTAATTGGACTTCCTTTCTACACCAAGTGTCCCAAAAACTTTTAATTCGGAGCTTAACAGTATAATCTTATTTATCAATATCACGTTGTTCCTCGACTTCCCTGGATACATGGATGGATTGACTCAGTTGAGAAAGATGCCATAAGTCTgctgtattctctcctgaggcacgATGGCCTATAACTTTTGTAGGTGAGTCTTGATATCTTGGATAATGGCACCAGGACGGACTTGCCATCCAAGCTGGTTCCACCTTGGATAAACATGGGAATACTGCTGGCCACGGAAGAGCTTCAGCATCGAGTGCGCAGTTCATAAAGCCACGtaccatgtgtggatgagcatGGTCTTTTATAAATATATCGCGTTTTCCTGATAAAAAGGCAAGGCGATATTGTCACATGAGGGGTAACACTCGAGGACGCAGAATGTGCgagacataccactgtgctgtcaGCATTCGCCACCAATCACTACCTACTGTGGCCTGACTGCGTGAACAGAATGTGGCGCCACTCATCGCAGTCCTCGCTTTCTGGCCTGTTAACAACCCAAAACAGTCGTTTGTGATCGCAGTCCTCGCTTCCcggcctggtaacaacacaaaacatCCGTTTGTGATCGCAGTCCTCGCTTCCCGGCCTGGTAACAACCCAAAACAGCCGTTTGTGTGTGGTGTTAATAACAATGCGACTGTATTTCCCTGGTCCGGCTACTGCCGATCTCCGACCATTGGGGCACGGTGGCACAGAGCGTTGCACGGGGTGCATTACTTCTTCTCGGCTGCCAGGCACAGGCGAGACCACTGTGTGCTCGGTGAACAACACGACGACCATccgttgtggtggtcagacgtggtcgaccggaacaCTGACGAAGAGTTCGTCTGCCCTCCACTACAATGTAGTCAatcatcgagccactgtcacatctgaatgtccaGCAGATCTGGAAATTATGCAATTCGATCAGCTCATGAACTAGAGAATTACGATGAGGACTCTTCCAAACTGTCAAGCGCTGATAATTCTGTCTCACAAGTACACGCGTCGTCTCCGTGTCCTCCACAGTGAtcatatctgacgctgttcacgccccggAGCCGGAAATCGCACGAAAATTACGCGATATCTCTTTGTCGGTATGCAAATAAAACGGAAGAAAACATATTTTGTTGCACACTCTTCACGAGAACTAGAAACCAATGTCGAGTGCTGGAGTGATGATTAGTAGCACTACGGTCAACTCAGAGAAGGGACACAGCTTTCTCTTTCCGACCGCGCATGCTGTGGTGCTCGTAGCATCTGGTCAGTgcatttctttcaaattctgtgtaGCATATTGTGCAAGGGTGCAGTAAGAGAGATTTTTGAGGAGTAATTAAGGCAACGGCTCTTTGGCCGACAGGTGAAATGCACTGGCTGGGAGTGAGCcagctcaggttcgattcctgccgttACCaagttttcctttcatttttattcCTCAAAATATTGaactattatttgcaaaatataaatCTATATAATCAACTGAGATTTtagacataaaattaatatattcaatttagttacgaATACTACCCTGACGTCAAAATTCTGTAGACCATCACATTGTGACACATTGGTAAAATTTAGCACGGGGCGCCTGTGTTCGGAACAGTACTAAACTCAAACAGTGCTTATTCAACCTGTTGGCCATTACAGCTGTCACAGATAATTGCAGCTGTAATCGTTAACATACCAgccaatggtgtgtacgtgtacaaagttacactgacttTGGAGCACGTATTGCGATACTTAACTATTTTTGCTGTCgggcaatgtacactactggccattaaaattggtacaccaagaagaactgcaaatgataaacgggtattcattggacaaaggtaTTAtattagaagtgacatgtgattacattttcacgcaatttgggtgcatagatcctgagaaatcactacccagaataaccacctctggccgtattaacgaccttgatacgcctggacattgagtcaaacagagcttggatggcgtgtacaggtacagctgcccatgcagcttcagcacgataccacagttcatcaagagtaatgactggcatattgtgatgagccagttgctaggccaccattgagcagacgttttcagttggtgagagatctggagattgtgctggccaaggcagcagtcgaacattttctgtatccagaaaggcccgtacaggacctgcaacatgcggtcgtgcattatcctgctgaaatgtatggtttcgccgggatggaatgaagggtagagccacgggtcgtaacacatctgaaatgtaacgtgcaatgttgaaagtaccgtcaaaacgaacaagaggtgaccgagacgtgtaaccaatggcaccccaaaccatcacgccggg
The Schistocerca gregaria isolate iqSchGreg1 chromosome 1, iqSchGreg1.2, whole genome shotgun sequence genome window above contains:
- the LOC126356585 gene encoding vesicular acetylcholine transporter-like isoform X1, producing MSLPARLRGWLTGFAAIASVPIPFADLRSAIWAKLHEPKSQRKLILVIVSIALLLDNMLYMVIVPIIPDYLRYVGAWGPPPTVPPPDPNATTTVAPPKGAPVHRDHHGQDSATGILFASKAMVQLMVNPFSGALIDRIGYDVPMMIGLTIMFLSTAVFACGRSYGVLFFARSLQGVGSAFADTSGLAMIADRFTEESERSKALGIALAFISFGCLVAPPFGGALYQFAGKEVPFLVLAFVSLLDGFMLLLVMKPIKEQIKDSQRERVAGTPIWRLFIDPYIAVCSGALMMSNVALAFLEPTISLWMEDNLTTDNWKIGMIWLPAFFPHVFGVALTVKMAKQYPQYQWLMAAGGLALEGLCCFIIPFATSYKALMVPICGICFGIALIDTALLPTLGYLVDVRYVSVYGSIYAIADISYSVAYAVGPVIAGGVVEAIGFTALNVGIAFANLLYAPALMYLRHIYDFKPLENEANILVGDPPDKQYQTYTMQDQRPVSTDLKNHLEYSRFQEDESQGIQETNVDKALEANGYAPTVTGGYYQQEQPPQQQYAQEPSYQPQVNQTQAFQSQQPAGAQPYHTAPVQQSYQPAAPTQPFQSQSGYQAQAYQSQGYQQQSYQAQQQGYHQPQNYQVQQGYQPSTQAYQRPTASVARSSQDQAPARQTDTNPFRVAASEPPPVQQPQPLSDKNPFRQGFGY